In a single window of the Streptomyces cinnabarinus genome:
- a CDS encoding amidohydrolase family protein encodes MPLRLVLGSDWPIAPCPPLGVMAGARHRRPTRDLTGAPHGAEQALSGLEALQGMTVNAAWAAGEEKEAGRIQVGYRADLTVLAADPLTVDATDLPDLPVRLTVVDGRPTYRDVSL; translated from the coding sequence CTGCCGCTGCGGCTGGTCCTCGGCTCCGACTGGCCGATCGCTCCCTGTCCGCCGCTGGGTGTGATGGCCGGGGCGCGGCATCGGCGACCGACTCGGGATCTGACGGGGGCGCCGCATGGGGCGGAGCAGGCGCTCAGTGGGCTTGAGGCGCTTCAGGGGATGACGGTGAATGCGGCTTGGGCGGCGGGCGAGGAGAAGGAGGCCGGGCGGATTCAGGTCGGGTACCGGGCTGACCTGACTGTCCTCGCGGCGGATCCGCTCACTGTGGACGCCACCGATCTGCCGGACCTGCCGGTGCGGCTCACCGTTGTCGACGGGAGGCCGACGTACCGCGACGTGAGTCTGTGA
- a CDS encoding methyltransferase → MVLLGPSVAVYATDIVLRRNRYDGPALTDETRHSRFWYTGGVHVPGAVALGGPDLALPVGMACLGGPVHGPGAPEGVAHQRLHARSTRARALDAIVAGRDDAPSRARAGPHVARRQPSDPKGRAAVNNRETSTAPRARAEDQVRALQLIQGHMAAQAVGVAARLDLADVLAAGPMSCAELAEATGTDPDALRRLLRALESLGLVERPTAADLFALTSFGEVLRSDADAPARAIAALFTSPVVWRPWGELLHSVRTGRTAFESVFGTAAFGHIGGHPDLSALFNSGMAELARGAAQSVAAGYDFSGFRTVVDVGGGNGTLLAALLAASPGSRGVLFDTPTGVREAALVLAAAGVSDRCTVTTGDFFTAVPPGGDAYVLKNVLHDWDDERAHALLGRCRRAMPDHARLLLIEAVLPDDDGPAARLSAVLSDLNMLVMVGGRERTRREYADLLAAAGLELTDVSEPLAPTHFQVLEAVPRRAHP, encoded by the coding sequence GTGGTCCTCCTCGGCCCCAGCGTGGCCGTCTACGCCACCGACATCGTCCTGCGCCGCAACCGCTACGACGGCCCGGCCCTGACGGACGAGACCCGCCACAGCCGGTTCTGGTACACCGGCGGCGTCCACGTCCCCGGCGCGGTGGCCCTCGGCGGCCCGGATCTCGCGCTGCCCGTGGGCATGGCCTGTCTCGGCGGGCCTGTACACGGTCCTGGGGCGCCCGAGGGCGTAGCCCACCAGCGCCTTCACGCCCGCTCCACCCGCGCGCGAGCCCTAGATGCCATCGTCGCCGGTCGCGATGACGCCCCGAGCCGTGCCCGCGCAGGCCCGCACGTCGCCCGGAGACAACCGTCGGATCCGAAGGGACGCGCAGCCGTGAACAACAGGGAGACATCCACCGCCCCGCGGGCCCGGGCCGAGGACCAGGTCCGCGCGCTACAGCTGATCCAGGGCCATATGGCCGCCCAGGCCGTCGGCGTCGCCGCCCGCCTCGACCTCGCCGACGTCCTGGCCGCCGGCCCGATGAGCTGCGCCGAGCTGGCCGAGGCCACCGGCACCGACCCGGACGCGCTGCGCCGGCTGCTGCGGGCGCTGGAGAGCCTCGGGCTGGTGGAGCGGCCCACCGCCGCCGACCTGTTCGCGCTCACCTCCTTCGGCGAGGTGCTCCGCTCCGACGCCGACGCCCCGGCCCGCGCCATCGCCGCGTTGTTCACCTCCCCGGTGGTGTGGCGGCCGTGGGGGGAACTGCTGCACAGCGTGCGGACCGGGCGGACGGCGTTCGAGTCGGTCTTCGGCACCGCGGCGTTCGGGCACATCGGCGGGCACCCCGATCTCTCCGCCCTGTTCAACTCGGGGATGGCGGAGCTGGCCCGGGGCGCGGCCCAGTCCGTGGCCGCCGGGTACGACTTCTCCGGGTTCCGTACCGTCGTGGACGTCGGCGGCGGCAACGGCACCCTGCTCGCCGCGCTGCTGGCCGCCTCCCCCGGCAGCCGGGGCGTCCTCTTCGACACCCCGACCGGGGTGCGGGAGGCGGCGCTGGTGCTCGCCGCGGCCGGGGTCTCCGACCGCTGCACGGTCACCACCGGCGACTTCTTCACCGCCGTACCGCCCGGCGGGGACGCCTACGTCCTGAAGAACGTGCTGCACGACTGGGACGACGAGCGGGCCCACGCCTTGCTCGGCCGCTGCCGCCGGGCCATGCCGGACCACGCGCGGCTGCTGCTGATCGAGGCGGTCCTGCCGGACGACGACGGGCCCGCGGCGCGGCTGAGCGCCGTACTGAGCGATCTGAACATGCTGGTCATGGTCGGCGGCCGGGAACGCACCCGGAGGGAGTACGCCGACCTGCTGGCCGCCGCCGGTCTGGAACTGACCGACGTCAGTGAGCCGCTCGCGCCCACGCATTTCCAGGTGCTCGAAGCCGTGCCCCGCCGAGCGCACCCCTGA